Proteins from a genomic interval of Arachis hypogaea cultivar Tifrunner chromosome 10, arahy.Tifrunner.gnm2.J5K5, whole genome shotgun sequence:
- the LOC112717109 gene encoding splicing factor U2af small subunit B, with product MAEHLASIFGTEKDRVNCPFYFKIGACRHGDRCSRLHNRPTISPTLLLSNMYQRPDMITPGVDPNGQPLDPRKIQQHFEDFYEDIFEELSKFGHIECLNVCDNLADHMIGNVYVQFREEDEAAAALAALHGRFYSGRPIIADFSPVTDFREATCRQFEENSCNRGGYCNFMHVKLIGRELRRKLFGRYRGGGRYHISRSRSRSRSASPRHRRERDYDRRDREKDYRKGSRDRHDRDRDRGRERDGSGGRRRHGSPGRKSRSGSPPAREGSEERRARIEQWNREREEKQ from the coding sequence ATGGCGGAGCACCTTGCATCGATATTCGGAACAGAGAAGGACCGCGTCAACTGTCCATTCTACTTCAAGATCGGAGCGTGCCGCCACGGCGACCGCTGCTCCCGTCTCCACAACCGCCCTACGATCTCCCCAACTCTCCTCCTCTCCAACATGTACCAGCGCCCTGACATGATTACCCCCGGCGTCGACCCTAACGGCCAGCCTCTCGACCCTCGCAAGATCCAGCAGCACTTCGAAGACTTCTACGAGGACATCTTCGAGGAGCTCTCGAAGTTCGGCCACATCGAGTGCCTTAACGTCTGCGATAATCTTGCTGACCACATGATCGGAAACGTCTACGTCCAGTTCCGCGAGGAGGATGAAGCCGCCGCCGCACTCGCCGCCCTGCACGGCAGATTCTACTCTGGCCGCCCTATAATTGCTGATTTCTCACCTGTTACTGACTTTCGTGAGGCCACGTGTCGCCAGTTTGAGGAGAACAGCTGTAACCGTGGCGGTTACTGCAATTTCATGCATGTTAAGTTGATTGGTAGGGAGCTTAGGAGGAAGCTTTTTGGCCGGTACCGCGGCGGAGGAAGGTATCATATTAGCCGCAGCCGAAGCAGGAGCCGGAGCGCGAGTCCGCGGCATAGGAGGGAGAGGGATTACGATAGGCGTGACAGGGAGAAGGATTATAGGAAAGGGAGCAGGGACAGGCATGATAGGGACAGGGataggggaagggagagagatgGCAGCGGCGGCAGGAGGAGGCATGGGAGTCCTGGGAGGAAGAGCAGGAGCGGCAGCCCCCCGGCGAGGGAAGGGAGCGAGGAGAGGCGGGCGAGGATCGAGCAGTGGAACAGAGAGAGGGAGGAGAAGCAGTGA
- the LOC112717106 gene encoding uncharacterized protein — protein MTEEEVVNVRGGEISDSSDGDRHNIKVKYCNGGAAHENGSVAGDAIAGDGAVVSGNGGGDSGASDLTVVVDDKVEGKALCESDVAVSEASAVAECECEEAVNKKEENDLEEKTEISNGTIPVGWGGQNDEGSAVVLEDNAKEVNETITCDHELGVPNGAKSEIRDGIDEVNGADVNGIHQNGEIHGDEKKESVTVVEVDRTDGNNGSDSELESVAVENCVVNKEVSVTMDVNEFADKDGESKSAEKAQLEAVDSGGGIEEGGGSVLEGTIESTSDAVSDEKAVAQEVTDRESTNVVNGDYQNGSAETEKDEIPIGIDGVPVSVDVKECAGEDAHIGSDVEKSEAETVTDSNNVNKSVAGGDVQNGSAEQELSNGVHVEGESGCKFEKPEEESGEELVDKIEDSSALNNSNISGHGIIVPEANANVMESEAEPSKIAMESDPEPSNLVVEREAEPSNAAVESEPLPSIIAVDPEPSKIAMESDPEPSNLVVEREAEPSSAAVESEPEPSIIAVDPEPSKIAMESDPEPSNLVVEREAEPSNAAVESEPEPSIIAVESDAEPSNVPLQSEPEPSTTLVEHESEPSNTLVENEAEPTKVAAESEAEPMKVAAESEAEPTKVAAESEAEPTEIATESEAEPPMFATESEADSTKIAVESEAEPSNFTVESKAEPSDVAIGSEAEPSKIAVESEAEPSAEGVLCVEREAGNVGDEETKLTEERSNTDAVDVQNMGSEVVKRPFYYLIRIPRYDDDENIKEQIKIAIQQVEEKTRIRDEIRSESQNKKATCKEYNQEFRAAITAERAARDTLKSKRQEMDLVQATMNRLNNAISVGDIDGKIRNMEHMIEHETLPLKEEKQLIRQIKQLKQNREELSSSMAKQDQSQKSLDDKDNIEESSKKLQLLKKEIELLRSNVQKAEAATKAAKKKYEDECNILNEISARFKFADDVRQEAYAKLQTLKKQFHLKSKYFWEYKNASKKGQDLAAEGKKEELQCFCMDQVERMMELWNKNDEFRRDYVRCNTRSTLRRLQTLDGRSLGPDEEPPVIPSFLPERVSKDNSSVSQSTLDQEKKPTPAESVNKKAESAPKAVEQKTENSQTTKPKKAAKATPLEKSVAAIPRWADEPEDIPEESVRTKEEEEQILKAEIARKEEEAAKLKEKRRLEEIEKAKEAMLRKQRNAEKAQQRAALKAQKEAEQKEKEREKRLRKKERRKAAATETAENTEQEPAPISETVTRSTEECVQSEKPVEVTRRSQYTRQSKAKSMPLPLRNRGKRRIQPWMWAVIAVLAVVALFFLGNNSSLRSWLQGSAY, from the exons ATGACGGAGGAGGAGGTGGTGAACGTGCGCGGCGGCGAAATCTCCGATTCCAGCGACGGCGATCGGCACAATATCAAGGTTAAGTACTGCAATGGCGGTGCTGCTCACGAGAACGGTAGTGTCGCTGGCGACGCGATCGCCGGCGACGGGGCCGTCGTCTCCGGGAATGGCGGCGGTGATTCCGGTGCCTCGGATCTCACCGTCGTGGTAGACGACAAGGTGGAAGGAAAGGCTCTTTGTGAGTCTGATGTGGCGGTTTCTGAGGCTTCTGCTGTAGCTGAATGCGAGTGCGAAGAAGCGGTTAATAAGAAGGAGGAGAATGATTTGGAAGAGAAAACGGAAATTAGTAATGGAACAATCCCTGTCGGTTGGGGCGGTCAAAATGACGAGGGATCTGCTGTCGTTTTGGAAGACAATGCGAAGGAGGTTAACGAGACAATAACTTGCGATCATGAATTGGGTGTTCCAAACGGTGCGAAGAGCGAGATTCGCGATGGCATTGATGAAGTCAACGGTGCTGATGTGAATGGAATTCATCAAAACGGTGAGATTCACGGCGACGAGAAAAAGGAATCTGTGACCGTTGTAGAAGTAGATCGTACTGATGGGAACAATGGTAGTGACAGCGAATTGGAAAGTGTGGCTGTTGAAAACTGTGTGGTGAATAAGGAAGTTTCAGTTACTATGGATGTGAATGAGTTTGCTGATAAAGATGGTGAAAGCAAATCAGCAGAGAAGGCGCAGCTGGAGGCTGTTGATTCAGGTGGTGGAATTGAGGAAGGTGGAGGGAGTGTGTTGGAAGGAACAATTGAATCTACCTCTGATGCTGTTTCAGATGAGAAGGCTGTTGCACAGGAAGTAACAGATCGTGAATCCACGAATGTGGTTAACGGAGATTATCAAAATGGTTCTGCAGAAACTGAGAAGGATGAGATTCCTATTGGCATTGATGGAGTGCCTGTTTCTGTAGATGTGAAGGAATGCGCTGGTGAAGATGCTCACATCGGTTCGGATGTGGAGAAGTCTGAGGCTGAAACCGTAACTGATTCAAATAATGTGAATAAGAGTGTTGCTGGAGGTGATGTTCAAAACGGTTCAGCTGAGCAGGAATTGAGCAATGGGGTTCATGTTGAAGGTGAGTCTGGCTGCAAATTTGAGAAGCCTGAGGAGGAATCAGGAGAAGAACTGGTTGACAAAATAGAAGACTCATCGGCCTTGAACAATTCAAATATATCTGGACATGGTATTATTGTGCCTGAGGCGAATGCCAATGTGATGGAAAGTGAAGCTGAACCTTCAAAGATTGCAATGGAGAGTGATCCTGAGCCTTCAAATCTTGTTGTTGAGAGAGAAGCCGAACCTTCAAATGCTGCAGTTGAGAGTGAACCTTTGCCTTCAATCATTGCAGTTGATCCTGAGCCTTCAAAGATTGCAATGGAGAGTGATCCTGAGCCTTCAAATCTTGTTGTTGAGAGAGAAGCCGAACCTTCAAGTGCTGCAGTTGAGAGTGAACCTGAGCCTTCAATCATTGCAGTTGATCCTGAGCCTTCAAAGATTGCAATGGAGAGTGATCCTGAGCCTTCAAATCTTGTTGTTGAGAGAGAAGCCGAACCTTCAAATGCTGCAGTTGAGAGTGAACCTGAGCCTTCAATCATTGCAGTTGAGAGTGATGCTGAACCTTCAAACGTTCCACTGCAGAGTGAACCTGAGCCATCGACCACTTTGGTCGAGCATGAAAGTGAGCCTTCAAACACTCTGGTGGAGAATGAAGCTGAGCCTACGAAGGTTGCTGCTGAGAGTGAAGCTGAGCCTATGAAGGTTGCCGCAGAGAGTGAAGCTGAGCCTACGAAGGTTGCCGCTGAGAGTGAAGCTGAGCCTACTGAGATTGCCACTGAGAGTGAAGCCGAGCCTCCAATGTTTGCCACTGAGAGTGAAGCTGACTCTACAAAGATTGCAGTTGAGAGTGAAGCTGAGCCTTCAAACTTCACAGTTGAGAGTAAAGCTGAGCCTTCAGATGTTGCAATTGGGAGTGAAGCTGAGCCTTCAAAGATTGCCGTGGAGAGTGAAGCTGAACCTTCAGCTGAAGGTGTACTTTGTGTCGAACGCGAAGCTGGCAATGTTGGAGATGAAGAGACAAAACTAACTGAAGAACGATCTAATACTGATGCTGTGGATGTACAAAATATGGGATCAGAGGTAGTGAAAAGGCCATTTTACTATTTGATCAGGATACCAAGATACGATGATgatgaaaatataaaagaacaGATAAAGATTGCTATCCAACAAGTAGAAGAGAAGACTAGGATTCGGGATGAAATTCGATCCGAAAGCCAGAATAAAAAG GCCACATGTAAGGAGTACAATCAAGAATTTAGAGCTGCAATAACAGCAGAGAGGGCTGCTCGGGACACACTCAAATCCAAACGCCAAGAAATGGATTTGGTCCAAGCCACAATGAACAGATTAAACAATGCAATTTCTGTTGGGGATATAGATGGCAAG ATAAGAAACATGGAACACATGATTGAGCATGAAACACTCCCTCTAAAAGAGGAAAAGCAATTGATACGTCAGATCAAACAATTGAAGCAGAATCGGGAGGAGCTGTCTTCTAGTATGGCAAAGCAGGATCAATCACAGAAATCTCTAGACGACAAGGACAACATTGAAGAGAGCTCAAAG AAATTACAGCTTTTGAAGAAGGAAATAGAATTGCTTAGAAGTAATGTTCAGAAGGCAGAGGCAGCAACCAAAGCTGCAAAGAAGAAATACGAAGATGAATGCAACATATTGAATGAGATATCAGCTCGGTTTAAGTTTGCTGATGACGTTCGCCAAGAAGCATATGCAAAATTACAGACTTTGAAGAAACAATTCCATTTGAAG AGCAAATACTTTTGGGAATACAAAAATGCTTCGAAGAAAGGGCAGGACCTAGCCGCAGAAGGGAAGAAAGAGGAACTGCAATGCTTCTGTATGGATCAG GTTGAGCGAATGATGGAGCTGTGGAACAAAAATGATGAGTTCAGAAGGGACTATGTACGGTGCAACACCAGGAGTACACTAAGGAGATTGCAAACCCTGGATGGCCGATCACTGGGTCCTGATGAAGAGCCACCAGTAATTCCGAGTTTCTTACCCGAAAGAGTATCCAAAGATAATTCTTCAGTCTCGCAATCAACTCTCGATCAAGAAAAGAAACCAACACCAGCAGAATCTGTTAATAAAAAGGCTGAATCAGCTCCAAAGGCAGTAGAACAAAAAACTGAAAATAGTCAGACAACCAAACCTAAAAAGGCTGCAAAAGCCACTCCTTTGGAGAAGTCAGTGGCTGCAATTCCTCGATGGGCAGATGAGCCTGAAGATATACCTGAAGAATCAGTGCGAACAAAGGAGGAAGAGGAGCAGATCTTAAAGGCCGAAATTGCAAGAAAGGAAGAGGAAGCAGCAAAGTTGAAGGAAAAGCGAAGGCTAGAGGAAATTGAGAAAGCTAAGGAGGCAATGCTTCGGAAACAGCGTAATGCTGAGAAAGCCCAACAAAGGGCTGCCTTAAAGGCACAAAAAGAAGCCGAACAGAAAGAAAAG GAAAGGGAGAAGAGATtaaggaagaaggaaagaagaaaggctGCTGCCACTGAAACAGCAGAAAACACAGAACAAGAACCTGCTCCTATCTCTGAGACTGTAACAAGGAGTACGGAAGAATGTGTTCAGAGTGAAAAACCGGTTGAGGTAACAAGAAGATCACAATATACAAGGCAGAGCAAGGCAAAATCTATGCCGCTCCCTCTTCGCAACAGGGGAAAGAGGCGAATTCAGCCATGGATGTGGGCTGTGATCGCTGTTCTGGCTGTTGTTGCCTTGTTTTTCTTGGGGAATAACAGCTCTTTGAGATCTTGGCTCCAAGGTTCTGCTTATTGA
- the LOC114924565 gene encoding uncharacterized protein: protein MVSEPAEPMGNNDNKNSNPNHGSEAAADFESPEVAKSVMWITSAADLWKDLKNRYSHGDIFRVASLKEDFYAAKQGDLSITSYFAQLKSIWEEFESLRAIPSCISCSDNCTCGLKVVREYASEEFVVKFLRGLNEQYAGVRSQIMLLRPLPNTDTGATQSTFSKGKGKEKSNSATGKGSHSQKTFGKGYTSKQCTYCNRIGYLIDNCYKKNGFLAHWKQKIANHINTEGEIEDSGVDMADSGHEERNNEVQLALTQDQRDTLMALLQQSSITVSSNVNHITSSATLTQPKGRHILSASCFSANSWILDSGAIDHACFIQDFFKTFMHIKPVLVNLPDGSKTTTNICGTVQLTANLILTNELPSLRMIGQAKVIGDLYVIEATPQQLSCPSVKAFSTSFMQYSVHIMNRLPSAALKNQTPYKALFSSKPDLMHLKVFGCLTFACTLTNGRHKLDSKSKKCVFLGYKPGTKGSILLDLKTREIFLSRNTEFYELVLPFKQILSTEPTIDNPTLSLIEQSTNSGSHLHMDPFLIFHDLDRSESVLPTASTTASNDQHQTFTPASSSKTNSPLHDLNISETAASPSYLHNHHDSDPMVLPNASHPSSAIEVSNSVDVAELRISTWTRNQPSYLRDYHCLAVNSHRDSKHAVAPSSTCKYPISHYLSYSSFSPKHLAYTLALMNHPDPRHYSKAVMHDCWRKAINAELEALELNKTWTITALPPGKNAVGCK, encoded by the exons atggtatcagagcctgcTGAACCCATGGGAAACAATGACAACAAAAACTCGAATCCAAATCACGGATCTGAAGCCGCTGCAGATTTTGAAAG TCCAGAAGTTGCAAAGAGTGTCATGTGGATCACTTCAGCTGCGGATCTATGGAAGGACTTGAAGAATCGATACTCTCATGGTGATATTTTCAGAGTTGCTTCTTTGAAAGAAGACTTCTATGCTGCTAAACAAGGTGATCTCTCTATCACTTCCTATTTTGCACAATTAAAGTCAATTTGGGAAGAATTTGAAAGTCTTAGAGCCATTCCTAGCTGTATATCCTGCTCAGATAATTGTACTTGTGGATTGAAAGTTGTTAGAGAATATGCTTCAGAGGAATTTGTTGTGAAATTTCTAAGAGGATTAAATGAGCAGTATGCTGGTGTGAGGTCTCAGATCATGTTATTGAGACCTCTTCCAAATACAGATACT GGAGCAACTCAGTCTACTTTCTCCaaaggaaaagggaaagaaaagtcCAATTCTGCCACAGGCAAAGGCAGTCACTCGCAGAAAACCTTTGGAAAAGGTTATACATCTAAGCAATGTACTTATTGTAACCGAATTGGATATTTAATTGACAATTGCTACAAGAAAAATGGATTTCTAGCACACTGGAAACAGAAGATAGCTAATCATATTAACACTGAGGGTGAAATTGAAGATTCAGGTGTTGATATGGCTGATTCTGGTCATGAGGAAAGGAATAATGAAGTTCAACTTGCTCTAACTCAAGACCAAAGGGAtaccttaatggctttattgcaGCAATCATCCATCACAGTTTCGAGTAATGTCAACCACATCACTTCTTCTGCCACCTTAACTCAACCAAAAGGTAGACACATTCTTAGTGCATCATGTTTTTCTGCAAATTCTTGGATTCTTGACAGTGGTGCCATTGATCATGCTTGCTTCATCcaagatttttttaaaactttcatGCATATTAAACCAGTTTTAGTAAATCTACCTGATGGGTCAAAAACAACTACAAACATTTGTGGAACTGTGCAGTTGACAGCAAATTTGATCCTTACCAAT GAGCTTCCATCTTTGAGGATGATTGGGCAAGCTAAAGTTATTGGTGATCTCTATGTGATTGAAGCAACACCTCAACAATTGTCATGTCCCTCTGTTAAAGCTTTTTCTACCTCATTCA TGCAATATTCAGTACACATCATGAATAGATTACCTAGTGCTGCTCTCAAAAATCAAACTCCTTATAAAGCATTATTTAGTTCAAAACCAGATTTAATGCATTTAAAAGTGTTTGGTTGTTTAACCTTCGCATGCACACTTACTAATGGAAGACATAAATTAGATTCAAAGTCTAAAAAGTGTGTTTTCTTGGGTTATAAGCCTGGAACCAAAGGGAGTATACTCCTGGATTTAAAAACTAGAGAAATCTTTCTCTCCAGAAACACTGAGTTTTATGAATTGGTTCTACCTTTTAAACAAATTTTGTCCACTGAACCTACCATTGATAATCCAACACTTTCACTAATTGAACAAAGCACTAATTCTGGTTCTCATTTACATATGgatccttttcttatttttcatgatttGGACCGTTCTGAATCTGTTTTACCTACTGCATCAACTACAGCTTCTAATGATCAACATCAAACCTTCACACCAGCATCCTCATCTAAAACCAATTCACCTTTGCATGATTTAAATATCTCAGAGACAGCTGCATCACCATCTTATTTGCACAATCATCATGATTCTGACCCTATGGTTTTACCTAATGCATCTCATCCTAGTTCTGCCATTGAAGTTTCAAATTCTGTCGATGTTGCTGAGCTGAGAATATCAACATGGACAAGAAACCAACCCTCGTATTTGCGAGACTATCACTGCCTTGCAGTAAATTCACATAGAGATTCCAAGCACGCTGTTGCTCCATCCTCAACATGTAAGTATCCTATATCCCACTATTTGTCTTATTCATCCTTTTCCCCTAAACACCTAGCCTATACTCTTGCACTCATGAATCACCCTGACCCGAGACATTATTCTAAGGCTGTCATGCATGATTGCTGGAGAAAGGCTATTAATGCAGAACTGGAAGCTCTTGAATTAAACAAGACCTGGACCATTACAGCTTTGCCTCCTGGCAAGAATGCAGTTGGCTGCAAATGA
- the LOC112717113 gene encoding cytochrome P450 71D9 codes for MDSQIFNFLAFIFFLFFILAALRIRKKSDVIPNIPPGPQKLPIIGNIPNLVTSTPHRKLRDLANKYGPLMHLQLGQVSTIVVSSAEYAKEVMKTHDIIFASRPAVLAAKIISYDCTNIGFAPYGNYWRQLRKICTLELLSTKRVNSFRPIREEEFTNLVKRIMSSKEGSVNLTEEVISSICGIISRAAFGGTKRGDQEKFISLVLQATDIAGGFDVGDLFPSWEWLQLVSGLRPKLESFQRQIDEILENIVSDHKKAKLEGKGKTDEDLVDVLLQFEDGTNQDICLSRNNIKAILLDMFGGGSETSAHTIDWAMSEMIRDPRVMEKAQAEIRELFNRKGKVDETLINELKYLKSVVKETLRLHPPAPLLLPRECGEACEINGYYIPYKSKVIVNAWAIGRDPKNWSEPEKFYPERFIDSDIDYKGNNFEFVPFGAGRRTCPGSTLGLLNVELALAYLLYHFDWKLPSGMKHEELDMSEAFGVAVRRKKDLQLVPIVFSPLLET; via the exons ATGGATTCTCAAATCTTTAACTTCCttgctttcatcttctttctcttcttcatccTTGCTGCTCTGAGAATAAGAAAGAAAAGTGATGTAATTCCAAATATACCCCCAGGACCACAGAAGCTACCTATCATAGGAAACATACCAAATCTTGTTACATCAACTCCACATAGAAAGCTAAGAGATTTGGCCAACAAATATGGACCATTGATGCACCTTCAACTTGGACAAGTCTCTACCATTGTTGTTTCCTCAGCAGAATATGCTAAAGAGGTTATGAAGACACATGACATCATCTTTGCCTCAAGGCCTGCAGTTCTAGCAGCAAAGATAATTTCTTATGATTGCACAAACATTGGTTTTGCACCATATGGTAATTACTGGAGGCAGTTAAGGAAGATTTGCACCTTGGAGCTCTTAAGCACGAAACGAGTCAATTCGTTCCGGCCAATAAGAGAAGAGGAGTTCACCAATCTTGTTAAGAGGATTATGTCCTCAAAAGAAGGATCAGTTAACCTCACTGAAGAAGTGATTTCGTCGATATGTGGAATCATTTCGCGGGCTGCGTTCGGAGGCACAAAACGTGGAGACCAAGAGAAGTTCATATCGCTTGTGCTACAAGCAACAGATATTGCAGGGGGTTTTGATGTAGGAGATCTGTTCCCTTCTTGGGAATGGCTTCAACTTGTGAGTGGGTTGAGGCCTAAGCTTGAGAGTTTCCAAAGACAAATTGATGAGATATTGGAAAACATTGTTAGTGATCACAAAAAGGCAAAGTTGGAAGGTAAAGGCAAAACTGATGAAGATCTTGTGGATGTTCTCCTTCAGTTTGAAGATGGTACCAATCAAGATATTTGTTTAAGTAGAAATAATATCAAAGCTATACTCCTG GATATGTTTGGTGGAGGAAGCGAGACATCGGCGCATACTATAGATTGGGCAATGTCAGAGATGATAAGGGATCCAAGAGTAATGGAGAAAGCACAAGCTGAGATCAGAGAGTTATTCAACAGAAAAGGAAAGGTTGATGAGACTCTCATCAATGAACTCAAGTATTTGAAATCAGTTGTGAAAGAGACACTAAGGTTACACCCTCCAGCTCCTCTTTTACTTCCAAGAGAATGTGGAGAAGCCTGTGAGATCAATGGATATTACATTCCCTACAAAAGTAAGGTCATAGTGAATGCTTGGGCAATTGGAAGAGATCCAAAGAATTGGAGTGAACCAGAGAAGTTTTATCCAGAGAGGTTCATTGATAGTGACATAGATTACAAAGGTAATAACTTCGAGTTTGTACCGTTTGGTGCCGGAAGAAGAACGTGCCCTGGCAGCACATTAGGCTTGCTAAATGTTGAGCTGGCGCTCGCATATTTGTTGTATCACTTTGATTGGAAGCTTCCAAGTGGAATGAAACATGAGGAATTGGACATGTCTGAGGCTTTTGGAGTTGCTGTTAGAAGAAAAAAAGACCTGCAATTGGTTCCCATTGTTTTTAGTCCTTTGCTTGAAACATAA
- the LOC112717108 gene encoding mitotic spindle checkpoint protein BUBR1 gives MAETAIEKVDPETEFLASKRQTGYEWETFKENVRPLKRGRNVNLLNHALKSYTDNNLKNSLYEHRRKLIEAIDEYKGEDPLLPWLQCIKWVQEAFPPCGDGSGLVVIYEKCVQAFWDSDRYKDDLRYLKVWLEYADNCLDAEVIYAFLEANGIGKTHSDFYISYGLHLESKNKIKTANRILELGISRNAQPVEKLKAAYRKFVARSMARSKATDDSMEKPPAPVRSFGTVLAKGQNRTHLAPFRSDPSDSSNSRSGAAPLSVYKDSVGCDDSIPHQTDISNSWHTLGPRAERNKENNAIPGKWKSYKIPQRPGTRTGIATASACIPVFVDEECQESQNVKEKSKKSSCLLQLRWENEKDLKRETEQIRKNPLRKFPQSSLPR, from the exons ATGGCGGAAACGGCTATTGAGAAGGTGGATCCAGAGACGGAGTTTCTGGCGTCGAAGAGGCAAACCGGTTACGAGTGGGAAACCTTCAAGGAGAACGTGAGGCCTCTCAAAAGAGGCCGCAACGTTAACCTCTTGAACCACGCTCTCAAGTCCTACACCGATAACAACCTCAAGAATTCCCTCTACGAACACCgaag gaAACTGATTGAAGCGATTGACGAGTACAAAGGCGAAGATCCTCTTCTGCCGTGGCTGCA GTGTATCAAGTGGGTTCAGGAGGCGTTTCCTCCCTGCGGCGATGGTTCTGGGCTTGTGGTGATCTACGAGAAGTGCGTGCAGGCCTTCTGGGATTCAGATCGCTATAAGGATGATTTGCGCTACCTCAAAGTGTGGCTTGAATAC GCGGATAATTGCTTAGATGCAGAAGTTATATATGCTTTTCTGGAAGCAAATGGAATTGGAAAAACTCATTCTGATTTCTACATTTCCTATGGGTTGCACTTGGAATCTAAGAACAAGATTAAAACTGCTAATCGGATATTGGAACTTGGCATATCTAG GAATGCTCAACCTGTTGAGAAATTGAAGGCTGCTTATAGAAAATTTGTTGCACGTTCAATGGCAAGGTCAAAAGCGACAGAT GATTCAATGGAGAAACCACCAGCACCGGTGCGTAGCTTTGGAACTGTCCTTGCCAAGGGACAAAACC GTACACACCTAGCCCCTTTCAGGTCCGATCCATCTGATAGTAGTAATAGCAG GAGTGGAGCAGCTCCACTTTCCGTTTATAAAGATTCAGTAGGATGTGATGATTCCATCCCTCATCAGACCGACATATCAAACTCTTGGCACACACTTGGGCCTCGAGCTGAAAGAAACAAGGAAAATAATGCAATCCCTGGCAAATGGAAATCTTACAAG ATTCCACAGCGACCTGGAACTAGAACTGGAATAGCTACTGCAAGTGCCTGTATTCCAGTGTTTGTTGATGAAGAATGTCAAGA ATCACAAAACGTGAAAGAAAAGAGTAAGAAGTCCTCATGTTTGCTGCAGCTTAGGTGGGAGaacgaaaaggatttgaaaag GGAAACAGAGCAAATAAGGAAGAATCCATTACGCAAATTCCCACAAAGCAGTCTCCCCAGATAA